A portion of the Flavobacterium limnophilum genome contains these proteins:
- a CDS encoding KpsF/GutQ family sugar-phosphate isomerase, translating to MDTKENILISAKNTILSESESIAKLIDYIDVNFAEATQIIFNSKGRLIITGIGKSAIIAQKMVATFNSTGTPSIFLHATEAIHGDLGMVQPDDIVLCISKSGNSPEIKALVPLIKNFGNQLITMTGNTTSFLAKESKYVLNTTVDAEACPNNLAPTNSTTAQLVMGDALAICLMQLRNFTSEDFAKYHPGGALGKKLLLRVKDMLENSLKPMVTPDAPIKKVIFEISEKRLGVTAVVEDEKVIGIITDGDIRRMLNDNDTFTHLSAKDIMTKKPKMIQSTTMVVDALNILEDFSITQLIVVDEGEYKGVLHLHDILKEGII from the coding sequence TTGGACACAAAGGAAAACATTCTGATTTCAGCAAAAAACACCATTCTTTCCGAGAGTGAGTCCATCGCAAAACTAATTGATTACATTGACGTTAACTTCGCCGAGGCAACACAAATCATCTTTAATTCAAAAGGAAGATTGATTATTACAGGCATTGGAAAAAGTGCGATTATTGCCCAAAAAATGGTCGCCACATTCAATTCTACAGGAACTCCATCTATCTTTTTGCACGCCACGGAGGCCATTCACGGTGATTTAGGGATGGTACAACCCGACGATATTGTCCTATGCATTTCAAAAAGCGGCAATAGTCCCGAGATCAAAGCACTTGTTCCTTTGATAAAAAATTTCGGAAATCAATTAATAACCATGACTGGAAACACGACTTCTTTCTTGGCTAAAGAATCCAAATATGTGTTGAACACAACTGTGGATGCAGAAGCTTGCCCGAATAATCTAGCTCCTACCAACAGTACCACGGCGCAACTTGTCATGGGTGACGCTCTTGCCATCTGTTTGATGCAATTGCGCAATTTTACCAGCGAGGATTTTGCCAAATACCATCCTGGTGGTGCCTTGGGCAAAAAACTATTGCTTCGCGTGAAAGACATGCTCGAAAATTCTTTGAAACCAATGGTCACACCGGACGCACCCATAAAAAAAGTAATTTTCGAAATATCCGAAAAACGTCTTGGAGTTACCGCTGTTGTTGAAGACGAAAAAGTAATCGGAATCATTACCGATGGAGATATTAGAAGAATGTTGAACGACAACGATACTTTTACCCATTTGTCTGCCAAAGACATCATGACAAAAAAACCTAAAATGATACAATCCACAACTATGGTGGTAGACGCCTTGAATATCCTGGAAGATTTCTCCATTACCCAACTTATTGTTGTGGACGAAGGCGAGTATAAAGGTGTGTTACATTTACACGACATTTTAAAAGAAGGAATCATATAA
- the tatC gene encoding twin-arginine translocase subunit TatC — translation MEKKELKEMSFLDHLEELRWLLVRSTVAILVFATFTFFVSDYIFDVIIFGPKSPDFITYRFFCDLSHQLGFADSICVTEMPFIIQNIDVEGQVNILVWTCITAGFILAFPYILLQLWNFISPALYENERKHAKLFIFIASSLFFLGVLFGYFVVVPMSVNFFATFKVSDVVQNQFSFDSYIGMIKTSVIASGLFFELPIIIYFLTKLGLVTPQFLRQYWKYAVVIILIVAAIVTPPDVVSQLIVAIPMLVIYEASIFISSIVYKNQQKRDGQLS, via the coding sequence ATGGAAAAGAAGGAACTTAAAGAAATGTCGTTTTTAGACCATCTCGAAGAATTAAGATGGTTGTTAGTCAGAAGCACCGTTGCCATATTGGTATTTGCCACATTTACTTTTTTTGTCAGCGATTATATATTTGATGTCATAATTTTTGGCCCAAAAAGCCCTGATTTTATTACTTATCGTTTTTTTTGTGATTTATCACACCAATTGGGTTTTGCCGACAGCATATGCGTTACCGAAATGCCGTTTATCATCCAAAATATAGATGTGGAAGGCCAGGTAAACATCTTGGTCTGGACATGTATAACGGCTGGTTTTATTTTGGCATTCCCTTATATTTTGCTGCAACTATGGAATTTCATTAGCCCAGCTTTATATGAAAATGAGCGAAAACATGCAAAACTCTTTATATTCATTGCATCTTCCCTATTCTTTCTTGGAGTTCTATTTGGATACTTCGTCGTGGTTCCTATGTCGGTTAATTTCTTTGCAACCTTCAAAGTTAGTGACGTAGTACAAAATCAATTCAGTTTTGATTCCTACATTGGCATGATAAAAACATCGGTTATTGCCAGTGGATTATTTTTTGAATTACCAATAATCATCTACTTTTTAACGAAATTGGGACTAGTGACACCACAATTTTTAAGACAATATTGGAAATATGCCGTGGTAATTATCCTTATTGTTGCTGCAATTGTAACACCTCCTGATGTCGTGAGCCAGTTAATTGTTGCCATCCCGATGCTTGTAATCTATGAAGCAAGTATATTTATTTCGTCAATTGTTTATAAAAACCAACAAAAAAGAGATGGGCAACTTAGTTAA
- a CDS encoding carboxymuconolactone decarboxylase family protein, producing the protein MGNLVKEFNDYRSKMNEKLLADNNKIVKRIFNLDTNAYAAGALDVKTKELLGLVASTVLRCDDCVKYHLENCHKEGLSKEEMMEAMGIATLVGGTIVVPHLRRAYEFWEELEEDK; encoded by the coding sequence ATGGGCAACTTAGTTAAAGAATTCAACGATTACCGTTCCAAGATGAACGAAAAATTATTGGCAGACAACAACAAAATTGTAAAGCGAATTTTCAATCTTGACACCAATGCTTATGCAGCAGGAGCACTTGACGTAAAAACCAAGGAACTTTTGGGTTTAGTAGCCTCGACGGTGTTACGCTGTGATGATTGCGTGAAATACCACTTGGAAAACTGCCATAAAGAAGGCCTTTCAAAAGAAGAAATGATGGAAGCCATGGGAATTGCAACGCTTGTGGGTGGAACAATTGTAGTGCCTCATTTGCGCAGAGCCTATGAGTTTTGGGAAGAATTGGAAGAAGACAAATAA
- the lptB gene encoding LPS export ABC transporter ATP-binding protein, with amino-acid sequence MKLRAENLVKTYKGRSVVKGISVEVNQGEIVGLLGPNGAGKTTSFYMIVGLVKPNSGNIYLDDLNITDYPMYKRAQQGIGYLAQEASVFRKLSIEDNILSVLQLTKLSKEAQEAKMESLIDEFGLQHIRTNRGDLLSGGERRRTEIARCLATDPKFILLDEPFAGVDPVAVEDIQRIVAQLKNKNIGILITDHNVQETLAITDKTYLMFEGGILKAGIPEELVEDEMVRRVYLGQNFELRKKKLEF; translated from the coding sequence ATGAAATTAAGAGCCGAAAATCTAGTTAAAACATATAAAGGAAGAAGTGTAGTCAAAGGCATTTCAGTAGAGGTAAACCAGGGCGAAATCGTCGGGCTTTTGGGACCAAACGGAGCCGGAAAAACAACTTCTTTCTACATGATTGTGGGATTGGTAAAACCCAATTCCGGAAATATTTATCTGGATGATTTAAACATTACCGATTATCCAATGTATAAAAGAGCCCAACAAGGGATTGGCTATTTGGCACAAGAAGCTTCCGTTTTCAGAAAACTGAGTATCGAAGACAATATTTTGAGCGTTTTGCAATTGACCAAGCTTTCCAAAGAAGCACAAGAAGCCAAAATGGAAAGTTTAATCGATGAATTTGGTTTGCAACACATTCGCACCAATCGTGGAGATTTGCTTTCGGGAGGAGAACGTCGTCGTACCGAAATTGCCCGTTGTTTAGCCACTGACCCCAAATTTATTTTGTTGGATGAACCTTTTGCGGGAGTAGATCCTGTTGCCGTTGAAGACATTCAAAGAATCGTGGCTCAATTAAAGAACAAGAACATTGGAATCCTGATTACCGACCACAACGTACAAGAAACACTGGCCATCACGGACAAAACCTACCTTATGTTTGAAGGAGGTATTCTAAAAGCCGGTATTCCCGAAGAATTGGTGGAAGACGAAATGGTACGTCGCGTCTATTTAGGACAGAATTTCGAATTGAGAAAAAAGAAATTGGAGTTTTAA
- a CDS encoding DUF5808 domain-containing protein: MEDPDNPSPETQERWRKDPNNWIWGLFYYNKEDGRLLPPKRNPMMGFTINFANPNSVLFFVIMMLFFLLVVFVIIRKR, from the coding sequence ATGGAAGATCCAGACAACCCAAGTCCAGAAACACAGGAAAGATGGCGCAAAGACCCCAACAACTGGATTTGGGGATTGTTTTATTACAACAAAGAAGACGGACGTTTGTTACCACCAAAAAGAAACCCCATGATGGGTTTCACCATCAACTTTGCCAATCCCAATTCGGTGTTGTTTTTTGTAATTATGATGTTGTTTTTCTTGCTGGTTGTATTTGTTATTATAAGAAAAAGATAA
- a CDS encoding glycoside hydrolase family 25 protein, with protein sequence MRRTTTRRKPVVRRKPRKKTFFFSGKLRSYSIIGFFILLFLGVGYHYRDGFLYYLGFKSYKLKYEQAEAKRISDVRNYQVLENHQGKAIGLDVSEFQGEIDWTLVETIEEKHPLEFVFIRATAGNDREDSQFEENWLGAKSRKMIRGAYHYYRPNENSLEQAQLFIKTVHLHKGDLPPVLDIEKLPKGQSLDSLKIGLRRWLKAVEAHYKVKPIIYTGEKYYDDFLKDDFSDYLFWIANYNFYREKIGEDWLFWQFTEKASVTGIKGNVDVNIYNGDVEQLRFITME encoded by the coding sequence ATGAGGCGAACAACCACTCGAAGAAAACCTGTAGTCCGAAGAAAACCCAGGAAGAAAACTTTTTTTTTCTCTGGAAAGCTGCGCAGTTATTCGATAATTGGATTTTTTATCTTGCTGTTTCTTGGAGTGGGCTACCATTATCGCGATGGATTTCTGTATTATTTGGGTTTTAAATCCTATAAATTAAAATACGAACAAGCCGAAGCCAAACGCATTTCGGATGTTCGCAATTACCAGGTTTTAGAAAATCATCAAGGCAAAGCAATAGGTCTGGACGTTTCCGAGTTTCAAGGAGAAATCGATTGGACTTTGGTAGAAACCATCGAGGAAAAACATCCATTGGAGTTTGTTTTCATTCGAGCTACTGCTGGAAATGATAGGGAAGATAGTCAATTTGAGGAAAACTGGCTTGGCGCCAAAAGTCGAAAAATGATTCGTGGCGCTTATCATTATTACCGTCCCAACGAAAATTCATTGGAACAAGCGCAACTTTTTATCAAAACCGTGCATCTTCACAAAGGCGATTTGCCACCTGTTTTAGATATTGAGAAACTGCCCAAAGGTCAATCTTTGGATAGCCTAAAAATAGGATTAAGGCGTTGGTTGAAAGCCGTGGAAGCTCATTACAAGGTCAAACCCATTATTTATACAGGCGAGAAATACTACGATGATTTTTTGAAAGATGATTTCTCGGATTATCTTTTTTGGATAGCCAATTATAATTTTTATCGGGAGAAAATAGGCGAGGATTGGTTGTTTTGGCAGTTTACCGAAAAGGCTTCCGTGACGGGAATAAAAGGCAATGTGGATGTTAATATCTATAATGGCGATGTGGAGCAGCTGCGGTTTATAACGATGGAATAG
- a CDS encoding CDP-alcohol phosphatidyltransferase family protein codes for MQIKKHIPNIITLLNLFCGCIAVVFVSELNFEMAFYFVCLGIFLDFFDGFFARLFKVAGELGLQLDSLADMVTSGVVPGYVMYWLLQQCQDPAAPITILPYLGFIITLGSCYRLANFNIDTRQTDSFIGLPTPANALFILSLPLVLKYSNSLVVFDILTNQWILLAITLFSAYILNAEIPLFSLKIKDFTLKKNALQIVFLTLCVLLLVFFQYLAIPLVIVTYVLLSVVNNKFLKK; via the coding sequence ATGCAAATAAAAAAACACATTCCCAATATAATTACGTTGCTTAATCTTTTTTGCGGTTGCATTGCCGTAGTTTTTGTGTCGGAATTAAATTTTGAAATGGCTTTCTATTTTGTCTGTTTGGGTATTTTTTTGGATTTTTTCGATGGATTTTTTGCCAGATTGTTCAAGGTGGCCGGAGAATTGGGTTTGCAATTGGATTCTTTGGCAGACATGGTTACAAGCGGTGTCGTTCCGGGTTATGTGATGTATTGGCTGTTGCAACAATGTCAAGACCCTGCAGCTCCAATTACGATTTTGCCGTATTTGGGTTTCATCATCACTTTGGGTTCTTGTTACCGTTTGGCCAATTTCAATATTGATACGCGTCAAACCGATTCTTTTATTGGCTTGCCAACTCCCGCCAATGCCTTGTTTATATTGAGTTTACCATTGGTTTTGAAATATTCCAATTCGTTGGTTGTTTTCGATATTTTGACGAATCAATGGATTTTGTTGGCCATCACTTTATTCAGTGCTTACATTCTTAATGCAGAAATCCCTTTGTTTTCCTTGAAAATAAAAGATTTTACTCTCAAGAAAAATGCTCTTCAAATCGTCTTTTTGACTTTGTGTGTTTTGTTGTTGGTTTTCTTCCAATATTTGGCCATTCCATTGGTTATTGTTACTTATGTTTTGTTGTCGGTTGTCAACAACAAGTTCCTGAAAAAGTAA
- a CDS encoding PorV/PorQ family protein codes for MNIGVDAAALGMANAVTSHTKNVNSGYWNPAGLVHLEDHELSLMHANYFANIAQYDYIAYAKPIDDESAWGISLIRFGVDDIMNTTELIDNQGNIDYNRISLFSTADYGVTFSYARRLQVPGFQYGVNAKVIRRIIGQFASSWGFGFDAGIQFENDDWQFGLMLRDITTTYNVWSIDEAEYKKIANAVPGQNQELPESTEITAPKAQLGLSKKFIIHYDYSLLAAANVNMVFTKTNDVISTDFASVDPALGLEFGYTDLVFLRAGVGNFQNIQQIDNTEKVGFQPNIGLGFKYKGIQIDYALTNLGNQSAALYSNIFSVKVDLGQFRN; via the coding sequence ATGAATATTGGTGTTGACGCCGCTGCATTGGGAATGGCAAACGCCGTGACTTCACATACCAAAAACGTGAATTCGGGCTATTGGAATCCCGCGGGATTGGTTCATCTGGAAGACCACGAGCTATCCTTGATGCACGCCAATTATTTTGCCAATATTGCCCAATACGACTACATAGCTTATGCAAAACCTATCGACGACGAAAGCGCTTGGGGGATTTCCCTGATTCGTTTTGGTGTGGACGACATCATGAATACCACCGAACTAATCGACAATCAAGGCAATATTGACTACAATCGCATCAGTCTTTTTTCTACTGCCGATTATGGTGTCACTTTTTCCTACGCTCGAAGATTGCAAGTTCCGGGATTTCAATATGGGGTCAATGCCAAAGTGATTCGCCGAATTATTGGACAATTTGCCAGTTCTTGGGGTTTTGGATTTGATGCCGGAATACAATTCGAAAATGACGATTGGCAATTTGGCCTGATGCTTCGCGATATTACGACGACCTATAATGTTTGGAGCATTGACGAAGCTGAATACAAAAAAATCGCCAACGCCGTTCCGGGACAAAATCAGGAATTGCCTGAAAGCACCGAAATCACGGCTCCAAAAGCCCAATTGGGATTGTCCAAAAAGTTTATTATTCATTATGATTACAGTCTTTTGGCTGCAGCCAATGTCAATATGGTTTTCACCAAAACAAACGACGTCATTTCAACAGATTTTGCCAGTGTTGATCCTGCGCTAGGTCTTGAATTTGGCTATACCGACTTGGTTTTCTTGCGTGCCGGTGTTGGGAATTTTCAAAACATACAACAAATTGACAATACTGAAAAAGTGGGTTTCCAGCCCAATATCGGTTTGGGATTCAAATACAAGGGCATACAAATTGATTATGCCTTGACCAATTTAGGAAATCAAAGTGCCGCCTTGTATTCGAATATTTTTTCAGTAAAAGTAGATTTGGGGCAGTTCAGAAATTAA
- a CDS encoding DUF4105 domain-containing protein, whose product MNSLLKKIFFSLLLIHSISSFGQNISLSNNARASIITCDTGNESYSLFGHTALRITDTNNNLDVVYNYGAFDFATPNFVVKFAKGDLQYFAIAHSFSDFMNQYTYEQRSVFEQELIIPLAYKQKLFDNLNTALASEERYYTYKFIDRNCTSMVVEILNKTLGSKVVVKKTDTDKTYRTILYPYFDNSFYQKLGTSIIFGSKVDNYGTQIFLPFELHKSLQHIQFENRPLCKESKTLLEFKKEAPSCSWDNIYTFILLLGFIVVINKKSIDLFYLSIMGLLGLFFGFMGFYSFHLELANNYNILLFNPLLLVLIYFYYTKNKKWIINLSLLNLFFLLVYVVFMLNKIHLLIVLPLVLASTVLLIKIAFQNSKRIPVVV is encoded by the coding sequence ATGAATTCATTACTAAAAAAAATATTTTTTTCCTTATTGTTAATCCATTCGATAAGCAGTTTTGGACAGAACATCTCCTTGTCAAACAACGCTCGTGCCAGCATCATCACTTGCGATACCGGCAACGAATCCTATTCTCTTTTCGGACACACCGCCCTTAGAATAACCGACACGAACAACAATCTGGACGTGGTTTATAATTATGGTGCTTTTGATTTTGCCACGCCAAATTTTGTCGTGAAATTCGCCAAAGGAGATTTGCAATATTTTGCCATCGCCCATTCTTTTTCGGATTTCATGAATCAATACACTTATGAACAAAGAAGCGTTTTCGAACAAGAATTGATTATTCCATTGGCATACAAACAGAAATTATTCGACAATTTGAATACTGCCCTTGCTTCGGAAGAACGCTATTATACTTATAAATTTATCGACAGAAATTGCACCTCGATGGTTGTTGAAATCCTGAACAAAACACTGGGTTCGAAAGTGGTTGTCAAAAAAACCGACACGGATAAAACTTATCGAACCATCCTTTATCCTTATTTTGACAATTCTTTTTATCAAAAGCTGGGTACCAGCATCATTTTCGGGAGTAAAGTGGATAATTATGGAACCCAAATATTCCTGCCTTTCGAATTGCATAAAAGTTTGCAACATATCCAATTTGAAAATCGCCCGCTTTGCAAGGAAAGCAAAACCCTCCTGGAATTCAAAAAAGAAGCGCCAAGTTGTTCTTGGGACAATATTTACACCTTCATCCTGTTGCTTGGGTTTATTGTCGTCATCAACAAGAAAAGCATCGATTTGTTTTATCTTTCCATTATGGGATTGCTGGGATTGTTTTTCGGATTTATGGGATTTTATTCCTTTCACCTGGAGTTGGCCAACAATTACAACATCTTGTTATTTAATCCTTTATTACTTGTATTGATTTATTTTTATTATACCAAAAACAAAAAATGGATCATCAATTTATCCTTGCTGAACCTCTTTTTCCTCCTTGTTTACGTGGTATTTATGTTGAACAAAATACATTTATTGATTGTGCTGCCTCTTGTATTGGCCAGTACGGTCTTGTTGATAAAAATCGCCTTTCAAAACAGCAAACGAATTCCGGTAGTGGTATAG
- a CDS encoding exopolysaccharide biosynthesis polyprenyl glycosylphosphotransferase produces the protein MNKNSKIHFEVSERKVLLRIFDVVFVLLALHFTGDVLDLKYLATSTIHFQYAMVLALYLNGVGTVFEMYNLQVASNQFQVMKSTILTASTTVLFYLMTPIFSAELPTNRLQILFFYFTLLIALILWRIFYVKFLASNRFVQNVILVCDREQMEELILDLEKSDPHYRIVAYVNSDNTNNNSQKYHFIQHLEIDDLVSFVNENNLFEIVVASQKTDDITVELYQKLLHLLENGTTIREYSQVYEYKTQRIPVHYITRDFYKFFPFNRSNSNQLYLLNLKIMETLISIVGLLFGMFIIPFVLLGNAIGNKGKLFYTQERVGKNGKIFQILKFRTMINNAEKAGVVFSTPNDSRVTPFGKFMRKTRIDEIPQFVNILKGEMAVIGPRPERPFFVREIAEIMPFYETRHVIKPGLTGWAQVNYSYGESMEDSLIKLQYDLYYIKHRSIFMDLNITIKTISTVLFYRGQ, from the coding sequence ATGAACAAGAATAGTAAAATTCATTTTGAAGTCTCGGAACGGAAGGTTTTGTTACGGATTTTTGATGTTGTATTTGTTTTATTGGCATTGCATTTTACAGGAGATGTGTTGGATTTGAAATATCTTGCCACTTCGACTATTCATTTTCAATACGCCATGGTTCTCGCACTTTATCTCAACGGAGTTGGAACCGTGTTTGAAATGTACAACCTTCAAGTAGCCAGCAATCAATTTCAAGTAATGAAAAGCACTATTCTTACTGCTTCGACGACTGTTTTGTTTTACTTGATGACGCCTATTTTTTCTGCTGAATTGCCTACAAATAGACTTCAAATTTTGTTTTTTTATTTTACCTTGCTTATTGCATTGATTTTATGGAGGATTTTTTATGTCAAATTTCTGGCTTCCAATAGATTTGTGCAAAATGTGATATTGGTTTGTGATAGAGAACAGATGGAAGAATTGATTTTAGACCTCGAAAAATCGGATCCCCATTATAGAATTGTTGCCTATGTTAATTCTGATAACACCAATAACAATAGTCAGAAATACCATTTTATACAACATCTCGAAATTGATGATTTAGTGTCTTTTGTCAATGAAAATAATCTGTTTGAAATTGTTGTTGCCTCCCAAAAAACCGATGACATCACCGTTGAGTTGTACCAAAAATTACTTCATTTGCTGGAAAATGGAACCACAATCCGCGAATATTCCCAAGTATACGAATATAAAACACAACGTATTCCTGTGCATTATATCACCAGGGATTTTTACAAGTTTTTCCCTTTTAACAGAAGCAACAGCAACCAATTGTATTTGCTGAATTTAAAAATCATGGAAACACTGATTTCCATCGTGGGATTGTTGTTCGGAATGTTTATTATTCCTTTTGTATTACTGGGAAATGCGATTGGAAACAAGGGAAAATTATTTTATACCCAAGAACGTGTGGGTAAAAACGGCAAAATATTCCAAATACTCAAGTTTAGGACCATGATTAATAATGCCGAGAAAGCCGGTGTTGTTTTTTCGACTCCCAATGATAGCCGAGTGACGCCTTTTGGGAAATTCATGCGCAAAACCAGAATAGACGAAATTCCGCAATTTGTCAATATTTTAAAAGGGGAAATGGCCGTCATTGGACCAAGACCCGAGCGCCCTTTCTTTGTCAGGGAAATTGCCGAAATAATGCCTTTTTATGAAACCCGACACGTCATAAAACCTGGACTTACTGGCTGGGCACAGGTCAATTATTCTTACGGTGAATCAATGGAAGACAGCCTGATTAAACTGCAATATGATTTGTATTACATCAAACATAGAAGTATTTTTATGGATTTGAACATTACCATCAAGACCATAAGCACGGTTTTGTTTTATCGCGGTCAGTAA
- a CDS encoding O-antigen ligase family protein, with product MKKDEILYLNLILFHVGIGFLVFVLPFFSKIYGYLIFILWALYIIKKQNKNNEALMAAAYVVGSEVFLRMTHGNPLYEISKYGVMVFIFLGMYFSGFSKNATPYWIFLLLLVPSVVLTTFVLNFDTNMRNTIAFNISGPVCLGVSSLYTFRRKISLDQINSILLSMGLPIISCMVYLIFYTPNIRDVITSTQSNFETSGGFGPNQVATILGMGMFIFFSRIILESKTKYLVIINLIIALNITYRGMVTFSRGGMVTGFLMIILLIFFLYTKSNFAGRVKLNYLIVLLSIAMAATWAYTSFQTGGLIDKRYANKDAAGRVKESRFTGREEVAKGEINIFLDNPIFGVGVGKGVEVRKAETGDGTLSHDEITRMLAEHGTLGIIGLLILFFTPLFLYLENKFNMYLLCFVAFWFFTINHAAMRTAAPAFVYSLSLLNVYFSEIPKRKIVPNL from the coding sequence ATGAAAAAAGACGAAATCCTGTATCTCAATTTAATCCTCTTCCACGTCGGAATTGGATTTTTGGTGTTTGTATTGCCGTTTTTTTCCAAAATTTACGGGTATTTGATTTTTATATTGTGGGCTCTTTATATCATTAAAAAACAGAACAAAAATAATGAAGCCTTGATGGCCGCTGCTTATGTGGTGGGTAGTGAAGTTTTTTTGAGGATGACGCACGGGAATCCCCTGTATGAAATTTCCAAATATGGGGTAATGGTTTTTATTTTCTTGGGAATGTATTTTAGCGGATTTTCAAAAAATGCCACGCCGTATTGGATATTTCTATTATTGTTGGTTCCCAGCGTGGTTTTGACAACTTTTGTATTGAATTTCGATACTAATATGAGGAATACTATCGCCTTTAATATCTCGGGTCCCGTCTGTTTGGGAGTGTCCTCGCTTTATACTTTTAGGCGAAAAATATCCTTGGACCAAATCAATTCTATCCTTCTTTCGATGGGATTGCCAATTATTAGTTGCATGGTATATTTGATATTTTATACTCCAAATATTAGGGACGTCATTACCAGTACCCAATCTAATTTTGAAACCTCTGGAGGATTTGGTCCCAATCAAGTGGCCACCATTTTGGGAATGGGAATGTTTATCTTTTTTTCCAGGATAATTTTGGAATCCAAGACCAAATACTTGGTCATCATTAATTTAATTATCGCCTTGAATATTACTTATCGAGGAATGGTTACTTTTTCTCGTGGGGGAATGGTTACGGGTTTTTTGATGATTATCTTGTTGATTTTCTTTCTCTACACAAAATCTAATTTTGCCGGAAGGGTAAAACTCAATTATTTGATTGTATTGTTGTCTATTGCCATGGCGGCAACATGGGCATATACTTCTTTTCAGACAGGTGGACTAATCGACAAACGTTATGCCAACAAAGATGCGGCGGGAAGAGTAAAAGAAAGCAGGTTCACGGGTAGGGAAGAAGTGGCCAAAGGGGAAATTAACATTTTTTTGGATAATCCAATTTTTGGCGTTGGTGTTGGAAAAGGCGTCGAAGTTCGAAAAGCCGAAACTGGGGACGGTACTTTATCCCATGACGAAATTACCAGAATGCTGGCAGAACACGGTACTTTGGGAATTATTGGATTGTTGATTCTGTTTTTTACGCCCTTGTTTTTGTATTTGGAAAACAAATTCAACATGTATTTATTGTGTTTTGTAGCCTTTTGGTTTTTTACCATCAATCATGCGGCTATGCGAACCGCGGCACCGGCATTTGTTTATTCTTTGTCTTTGCTTAATGTGTATTTTAGCGAAATTCCCAAAAGGAAAATTGTGCCGAATTTATAA